The Proteiniborus ethanoligenes DNA segment TCAATATTTCTTGCAGCTTTGTTTATACTTTTTTCTTTACTACCTACAGGTTTTTGCATACTTAAGCGTCCACCTTGCTGTGTTTTGTTTTTGGATGTCTTTCCTGATCCATTATTGCCTACTAAACCAATTCTTTCTCCTTCATAAACAGTAAGTTCCTTTATATTCAAAATTTCTTTACCACTGTACTCAAGGTATATATCTTTTGCTTTTATTACTTCACTCATAACTTTACCCCCTATTAAATTGGAGCAACCAATATAATGTAGGGAGCTAATCTATAGCCTCCTATTCTTTTTTAGCAATAGAAGGAGGCTGCTCATATGCCTTCTATCGCTATTTAATAGAAGTCCATATCCAAGGTTTTGCCATGACAAATCCCTCCTTTTAAGTTTTTATATCTACATCTATATAAATCCATAGCAAGAATACATTCCTGCTATGGATTTTTTATTACTTAAATTCTATTATTTCATCTAATTTACTTATATTCTCTGAACTAAACTGATGAGAAATAATTATTAGAGTTCTATCTTTAATTGATAATAATTGTGATTCAATTGCTTTAGCATTTTTTTCATCAAGGTTAGCTAATGGTTCGTCCAGTATTAATATGGGCGTTTCTCTTAGTATACTTCTTGCAAGAGTAACTCTTCTTTTTTCTCCCCCCGAGAGGTTAGTCCCTCCCTCATGAATTAACATGTCTAAACTATGGTGATTAGCATATCTATCTAAACCTACTTTAGATAATACACCAATTACCTTTTCATCAGAAACTTCTTGATACATTGTAATATTATTTCTAAGGGTATCTTCGAACAATATTGCGTCTTGCCTCATTACAGTGATAATCTCGTTCAAGTTTTTAATTTCATTTACTGGAATATCATTAATTTTTACAGTACCAGTACTTGGCTTGTAATAATCAAGTAGGAGATTCATACTGGTAGTTTTACCAGAACCACTTACTCCTTTTAATAAATATTGTTTATCTCTTGAAAATTTCATGGTTAGATTATTAATTATGTTTTCATGATTCTCATATCCAAAAGATACATCTTTAAACAAAACTTCTTCGAAGTCCTCCTTAGGTATATCTATTGTTCCATGCTTTATAGGTTCTTCATTTATAAACTCTAATATAGACATATTTACAGGTTTTACAGAAACTAAATCCTGTATAAAATAGGATAAAGATATTATGGGATATGATAATTGGTCTATCATACCTACTGCTATGAAGAAATCTCCTGCAGAAAAGTCTCCCCTTAATACTAAATATGCTGCAAAGATAAGTATTATAAAGTGAGAGAAATATGAAAGCAAGGCTGATATACTTCTAGTTAAATATCCAATCTGTCTTTTTTTTAAATTTTTTTCCATAGTATGATTATTTGATTCTATAAACTTTTCTTTAATATTCTTTTCAATTGAAAAGTTTTTAATTATTTCAAAACCATTTAGCCAATCAGTTATAGCTTTTATATGGTTTTCAAATTGTTTCACAAATTCTGTTTGTGCAGTTTGCAATCTCTTATCCACCAGCTTAGGCACATACAAAGGCATAGTTAGTAGAAACAAAGTGATTATGGCTATCCTATAATCTAATATAAATAATGATATACTCACAATAACAATTTTAATTATTATCTCAGCTAGCATTGGAATTGTACCAAAAAATTGGTTTTCAATTATCTCCATTTCATTGGTATATTGTGCAATGTACTCCCCCTGCTTCTTTTTTAAAAAGCTTGGATAGTCTTTATCTAGTAATCCTTTGAAGTAGTCTAGCCTTACTTCCTTCATAGAATTTACAGCAAACTTCCCTCTTTTTCTATCATAAAAATAGAAAAACCCAAGCTCCAAAACTATGAAAACACCAAGATAAAGTCCGTATCTTAAAGTATTATCAAAGTTTCTCAACAAAGCATAATCAAGAACATCTCCTTTAAGAAATTGAACTCTTACTGCAAAAATTGAGGCTAATACCGAAAAAGTAATAGCTAGTATTAATGGTTTCCAGTTACTCTTTATATATTTTTTCATTTTAATCCTCCTATTTATTATTTATCTAAATAACAATAGAAGGCCTATATTATCCTTCTACTGTATTAGAAGGATTTTCTTAGTCTAACCACTTTTATCACCTCATTTAGAGCGTAATTTAATTAAATATATTGTATCACACAAGCTACTAGAAGTCATTGCCAATTGTCTGATTTATCTCATAACTTCTTAAAAATTTCTTTAAATTTGCCAATCATTTAACTGTCAATTCTAATATTTATCTAATTCTAAGTATACAAATATGATATAATATATATAGTATAGAGTTAAATTTATTATGAAATATTAGGAGGGATCACTATGGATAATGATAAAGCTTGGGAATATGCCTTAGGTATGATTAAGGTTGATGGTTTGGAGCCTTCTAAGGAATATTTAGAACTAATTGAAAAAGAAAAAAAAGGTGAAATAACTACAGAAGATATAAGGAAAGTATTAGATAAAAAATATAGAGCAAAGGACTCTAATTAGTATGAAAGATCCATATCTATATCCTAATACAGAGATAATGATAAATAAATTCAACATTAAAAATAGTAAAGAGCTTAATTCCATGGAGGCAGATTTTACAAGTTCCAGATTGAAAGACATTATACAATATGGTTTAGAAGGCAAGTTTGACTTGGAACATTTACTAAAATATCACTTTACAATATTTCAAGATATCTATTATTGGGCTGGTCAGTTACGAACCATCAATATAGAAAAATCCGAGCCTGCACTAGGTGGTATATCTATTGAGTATTCCGATGTTGATAATATCAAATCGGACATTGTTTTTATCTTATCTAAAGTAAAATCTATTTATTGGAATGAATTAAATATAGACAATAAATCAAATTTGTTTTCAAGGTTTATTGCTGATTTATGGAAGGTTCATCCTTTTCGTGAAGGTAATACAAGAACAATAATTACTTTTTGTTGTAATTACGCTGAAAAGGAAGGTTTCCCTTTAGACACCGATTTATTAAAAGATAATTCCGATTATGTAAGAAATGCTTTAGTAGCTGCATCTGCAAAATTTCATGATTTAGGTGATAAATCTAACCTAGAATATCTAACTAGAATAATAGAAGATGCTATAGAAAGAGGTAAAAATAAATAAATCCTGTTAAGACTTAATTGTTTTAGCAGGATTTATTTATTTTACACAAAAGTAACGAATTACTACTTTTCTAATCTACAAACTACCTCGATATGCCTTGTTGCTGTGATTCTGATGACCATCGAGCCTGGTACCCCCTTGGCGTAAGGGTATATTTTCAATAACTCCAGCGCTAAACACTTGTTTTTACAAAATAGTTTTGCTAATTATAACATGGCAACTCTTGTTTTTGACATTTGATTTAACAAAGATAAAAGCTGCCAACAACAAAACCCTCAGAGCACTGAAGGTTTTAGTCTTAGCAGTTTTTAATACAACCAACTAATTGTTCATTCATAAAGATGTGCATCTTTCTTTGGTACTGATTTTGCCACACCAGCATCTTTATCAAAAACTATAACATGCGTATATTCATCTTTGTCATTAGAGCAAAACGGGCATTTTGCATATTCAGATTCATCATAAACTTTCATGCAGTTCCCACACATTTGCATTTTCTCACACTCCCTTCCGTTGATTTCACCACAATCATCGAACTCGTTATTAACCTTTATTTATGACACTGTTTCAAATTAATAACTAGTTCTCACAATCTTCCTCGACACCAAACAAAGCCTGCAAATCGTAGAAATTATATGGATAAGAATTATCCCCATCAAAACGAACCTTCCTGTGTCCGTTGTCATATTCAATTTCAATTTCCCATTGTGTACCGTCTAAAACCATGTGGCCAAAACGCTCCGGGGAATAGCTTCTCTTCCATTCTCCCATATGCAGCTTTCGAATTCCTTCGAGAAAACTTTCCTTTGTCAGAGGCTCACCATCTTTATTGAAAACCTTCATCGGTGTTGAAGCCTCTCCTTGTTTTGATTCAAATTTTAGTTCATTGCCAGATAAGTCAGCAATGTATGTATTATATCCACCGAAGAATCCTCCAATGGAAAATGTAAACTTGCTGATATGGTTAACATTGCTTATAAAATCCAATGTGCGAAGTTCCGTTCGCGAAGGGTTGTAGGTGCCGCCCACTTCGACAAGTGCCTGTTTTGCTCGTTCAAGGTATTCACGGGTGCACGATAATCTGACTGATTCACTTGGGCACACTTTTGACTCAGTGCCATAATCCGGATGTTCCATGATATTCTTTAAATGACTCATTTCGTTTTTTAATCCACGGATAATGGATAAGATTTGCTTAGCATCCTTTTCTCTTAGATACTCTTCACAATAGTTTTCTGGACTTATCATCATAGTCGGCACACCTCCTTTATTTCTTGCACCACATTACTTAATTTTCTTTGTAGCTTCCTTTGCTCTGCGTTCCTCGATTTTGGTAATATAGCTGTTAGCCTTATTTAAATAGTAAGACCCCTTGGTTTTCTTTATTTTTTGCACAATGGCTATAGCATCATCATATCTTTTGGCCTTGATGTACAAATCCGGCAGCCTGAACATCCATCCAGAGCCTTCAAACTTGGGGCCACCATCCTTCCATATTTCCTCCCAAAAGTTGATAATCCAATCAATATCTTTATCTTCAGCATACTTCTCATCAGTAGCCTGAACAGCTTTTATCTGCTTGTCCTGACTTTTCAACAACCTATAGCCTTCCGGATCAATCACTTTCAATTCTTTCATGAAAGACTTATTGCTATCTTCATTCCCGTTATCAATATCAGCATGTTTTTTCTCTATGATTTCCATATAATTGCTTTTATTGCCAGTGCCTAACAATTGATTCAAATCCCATACGGTAAATGTAGTATATTTGCTGTGACGGTGCATATACGGTACATATGCATTCTCTTCAAGTTCAGTTTTACCGAGATTTGTAAGCTCGTATTTACCTGTTTTATCATTAATAATTAGGAAACCACGAGTACCCCGAATAATAATTGAAAATTCCTCTAGAGGAAATATATAATATCCCTATGACAACTCATAGGGGGGCTAGGGGATGATAAGTTTAATGGATAAACAGAAGATAATAATAGATGGATTTTTAGGTGGCAAATCTCAATGGGGAATCCATAGGGAAACTGGAATAGATAGAAAAACTATTAGAAAATATATTAGGGAATATGAAGAAAAGAAATCTCAGTTACTAAAAGGTGAAGGTGATAAATTAATATTAACTGAAGAAATAATATAATCACCAAAATATGATTCAAGCAATAGAACAAGAGTAAAGTTAACAGAGGAAATAATTTTATCTAGAGGAAAATGAGGGAAAAAGAAAAACTGGTAAGAGTAAACAACAAAAGAAGAAAATAGATATACATGAATCTTTAGTGGAAGATGGCTACGACATAAGTTATTCAACAGTTTACAATTATATCAGAAATAAATTAAATGAAAAGAAGGAAGCATATATCAGGCAAGAATATGAATTAGGGTATGTAGCTGAATTTGACTGGGGTCATGTTAGATTAGAAATAGATGGTGAAGATAAGAATATCCAAATGGCTGTAATGACAACAGCTAAGGGAAATTACAGGTTTGCATATCTTTATCAAAATCAAAAAATGGAAAGCTTTTTAGACTCTCATGTTAGATTTTTTAATCATATAGGAGGTGTTCATAAGGAAATAGTATATGACAATATGAAGGTAGCAGTAGCAAGATTTGTAACAAGAACAGAAAAAGAACCTACAGAAGATTTATTAAAACTATCTATGTATTATGGATTTAATTACAGGTTTTGTAATGCCAGACGTGGAAATGAAAAAGGTCATGTGGAAAGATCAGTAGAATATATAAGAAGAAAGGCATTTAACAAAAAGGATAAATTTGAAACACTAGAGGAGGCCAATAAATACCTAGAGGAAGAATTAAATAAACTAAATTTAAAACCACAAAAATATAACGAAAATAAAACAGCAAAAGATATATTAGTAGAGGAATTCCCCTACTTAATAAAACTTATGCCTACTTATGATATTTCAAGGGTAGTAGAATTAAGGGTAAATAAATATTCAGTAATAACAATAGATGAGAATAAATACTCAGTACCAGACTCTCTAGTGGGAAGGTTTGTAACAGCAAAAGTATATCCAAATAATATAATCATCTACCAGGAAAATGACAAGGTAACTGAGCATAAAAGGAGTTTTGGATTAAGTACATGGAATATAAAAATAAAACATTATCTAAATACATTAAAAAAGAAGCTTGGGGCAATTCATAACAGCACAGCCATGCGTCAAATGAATTCCAAGCTTCAAAACATCTACAATCAATATTATATCCAAAATCCAAGAGATTTCATAGACCTAATTGAATTGATTTCAGAGGAAGGTTTGGAAAAGATAGAAAATATAATAAAAGAATTAGAAAAAATAAACCCATTAAATATAGATACAGAAAAAATAAAGCTTCTATGCTATAGAAAAGATGAACCAATAGCGAGGAATAAACACCAGAATACAGAAATAGAGAGACAATCAAAGCTAATCCTAGATAATTATGGTAAATTGCTCAAAAAATCAACTGTAGAATTTGATAGGGAGGCTCTGATAATATGAAAAAGGATACGATTAAAACTAATATTAAAAACCTAGCAAAGGATCTGAAATTACCGTATATAAGTAAAAGCTTAGAGGAAGAAATAAAAGAGGCAAATATAAAAAACCTAACATATGAAGATTTTCTTTTATCAGTATTAGAAAATGAACATGATTTAAGAAAAGCCAATGGAATAAAAAATAGAATTAGGCAAGCAAGATTTCCATATAAAAAATATATAGAAGACTTAAGCCTAGAGGATTTACCCCAAGATGCAAGAGATAAAGTAAAGATCTTTTCATCATTAGATTTTATAGAAACAGGTCAAAACATAATACTAGCTGGTAACCCAGGAACGGGTAAAACACATATGGCTATCGGCATTGGCATCAAAGCTTGTACTAGAGGATATAAGGTGCTATTTACGACAATACCACTGCTAGTAAATGAATTAAAGGAAAGTAGGTCCAATAAGACCTTACGAGCATTTGAAAACAAATTTGAAAAATATGATTTAATCGTGGCAGATGAATTGGGCTATATTTCTTTTGATAAAGAAGCCTCAGAGCTTTTATTTACTTATCTGTCACTAAGAGCAGGAAGAAAATCTACGATAATAACTACAAATTTATCATTTGAAAGGTGGGATGAAATATTTAAAGATCCAGTAATGACAGCTGCAATGATAGATAGGCTTACTCATAAATCATATATAGTGAATATGAATGGTAATTCTTATAGATTAAAAGAGACTCAACTTTGGCTAGAAGAGCAATAATTTTTTTATCCAACTAGGGGAATTTTGGATTAAAATATAGGGGAATTTTCAGTTGACAAATACATTTTCTGCATGATACATACTTTGTCTGGAAATACACTGCAAAAAATCGGCTCGCTACCACCCGCGCACAATTAAAAAGGCATTTGACAAATCAAAAATCCGTACTGGGCTTTTGAGAAAAGCAAACTGAATACGGAAAATAGTGGAGGGAACCAACATCTGGTTTCCTCCACTGCTTTCTAAATATTCATCGCTACTTTGTTTTTCTCACACCGTTTTCATCGACCTCGTAACCGTTGATCTTCGTACCTTTGGCAAGGGAGCCATCGGCATTGAAGTAATACCATTTGTCGCCAATCTCCAGCCATTTTCCAGCTACCATAATGCCATCCTTGGTGAAGTAATAGGTTTTGTTGTTGCCGTTGGTGCCGATGTCCCAAAAGCCCACCAGCATGGTATTACCGGAGTAATACCTCCAGTTGTTGGCATCCTTGACCCAGCTGGTTTTCAGCGTGCCATCGGTGTTGAAGAAGTATTTCACGCCGTCGATGATCTGCATCCCGGTGAGAACTTTGCTGTTCTTGTAGTAGAGATACTGTCCGGCGTCATTCAATGCCCAGCCATATGCTGTTTCAGGGTCTTGAGTTAACTTAATATATCGCTGAACCATAGAACTGACTTCAGCTCTAGTAGCACTCTTCTTTGGATTAAATTGATTTTTGGTGTCTCCTATCATGATTCCTGCCTGCTGCATGGCTTTGACAGCTGGCTGATAGTAGCTACCTATATTTGTAGTATCAGCATAGGTAGTCACCTCACGGATGATAGGCAGTCTGTATCCAGTAGCCTTGGCATAGTTTACAAAGATGACTGCAATTTCCTCACGAGTAATCGCCCTATTAGGTGCAAATCGTTGATTGCCTATACCCTTAACAATATCTTTTTTGTATGCCCATTCGATATAAGGACGGAAAGGACTATCAACATTAACATCGATGAAACTATTTGTATCATAGGCTTTTTCATCTACTCCCGCCAGTCTACCTAATGCTGTTAC contains these protein-coding regions:
- a CDS encoding ABC transporter ATP-binding protein; its protein translation is MKKYIKSNWKPLILAITFSVLASIFAVRVQFLKGDVLDYALLRNFDNTLRYGLYLGVFIVLELGFFYFYDRKRGKFAVNSMKEVRLDYFKGLLDKDYPSFLKKKQGEYIAQYTNEMEIIENQFFGTIPMLAEIIIKIVIVSISLFILDYRIAIITLFLLTMPLYVPKLVDKRLQTAQTEFVKQFENHIKAITDWLNGFEIIKNFSIEKNIKEKFIESNNHTMEKNLKKRQIGYLTRSISALLSYFSHFIILIFAAYLVLRGDFSAGDFFIAVGMIDQLSYPIISLSYFIQDLVSVKPVNMSILEFINEEPIKHGTIDIPKEDFEEVLFKDVSFGYENHENIINNLTMKFSRDKQYLLKGVSGSGKTTSMNLLLDYYKPSTGTVKINDIPVNEIKNLNEIITVMRQDAILFEDTLRNNITMYQEVSDEKVIGVLSKVGLDRYANHHSLDMLIHEGGTNLSGGEKRRVTLARSILRETPILILDEPLANLDEKNAKAIESQLLSIKDRTLIIISHQFSSENISKLDEIIEFK
- a CDS encoding antitoxin VbhA family protein, whose product is MDNDKAWEYALGMIKVDGLEPSKEYLELIEKEKKGEITTEDIRKVLDKKYRAKDSN
- a CDS encoding Fic/DOC family protein; translation: MKDPYLYPNTEIMINKFNIKNSKELNSMEADFTSSRLKDIIQYGLEGKFDLEHLLKYHFTIFQDIYYWAGQLRTINIEKSEPALGGISIEYSDVDNIKSDIVFILSKVKSIYWNELNIDNKSNLFSRFIADLWKVHPFREGNTRTIITFCCNYAEKEGFPLDTDLLKDNSDYVRNALVAASAKFHDLGDKSNLEYLTRIIEDAIERGKNK
- the istA gene encoding IS21 family transposase; translation: MEDGYDISYSTVYNYIRNKLNEKKEAYIRQEYELGYVAEFDWGHVRLEIDGEDKNIQMAVMTTAKGNYRFAYLYQNQKMESFLDSHVRFFNHIGGVHKEIVYDNMKVAVARFVTRTEKEPTEDLLKLSMYYGFNYRFCNARRGNEKGHVERSVEYIRRKAFNKKDKFETLEEANKYLEEELNKLNLKPQKYNENKTAKDILVEEFPYLIKLMPTYDISRVVELRVNKYSVITIDENKYSVPDSLVGRFVTAKVYPNNIIIYQENDKVTEHKRSFGLSTWNIKIKHYLNTLKKKLGAIHNSTAMRQMNSKLQNIYNQYYIQNPRDFIDLIELISEEGLEKIENIIKELEKINPLNIDTEKIKLLCYRKDEPIARNKHQNTEIERQSKLILDNYGKLLKKSTVEFDREALII
- the istB gene encoding IS21-like element helper ATPase IstB, producing the protein MKKDTIKTNIKNLAKDLKLPYISKSLEEEIKEANIKNLTYEDFLLSVLENEHDLRKANGIKNRIRQARFPYKKYIEDLSLEDLPQDARDKVKIFSSLDFIETGQNIILAGNPGTGKTHMAIGIGIKACTRGYKVLFTTIPLLVNELKESRSNKTLRAFENKFEKYDLIVADELGYISFDKEASELLFTYLSLRAGRKSTIITTNLSFERWDEIFKDPVMTAAMIDRLTHKSYIVNMNGNSYRLKETQLWLEEQ